In Tenrec ecaudatus isolate mTenEca1 chromosome 4, mTenEca1.hap1, whole genome shotgun sequence, a single window of DNA contains:
- the FANCF gene encoding Fanconi anemia group F protein, whose amino-acid sequence MEPLLDHLDRFSEVLAVARTAHVASWDPATVRRALEWARYLRHVHGRFGRHGRIRAALERRLQRQGRPAGSAVPGPAPGLTSFQSLGRCDLLLAASLLENRALGDAACRHLLQQLCPGPGGAHPDGEEPLPDGLARLARRAAAVRLLRLHGLGERRAPAEDALLKTQAELLLERLQAAGEAGAEGPRGLLGRLWARLPHGHLLKVLAAALLLPPAPAAPQDEGLGPARPQTPSELGAWLLGHSDIMEAFCRTLPARLLASVAGRHPALASGYLGLLTEWGRRLHYDLQKGHWVGAEPHDLSWEELCDRFQSLLQAPPPLNDDVLTTLKACKAADGDFEVPGLSIWTDLLVALDTARGQGHVEDLRPGPRALHPMFS is encoded by the coding sequence ATGGAGCCGCTCCTGGATCACCTGGACCGCTTCTCCGAGGTTCTGGCGGTCGCGCGCACGGCCCACGTGGCCTCCTGGGACCCCGCCACCGTGCGCCGTGCCCTGGAGTGGGCGCGCTACCTGCGCCACGTCCACGGGCGCTTCGGCCGCCATGGCCGCATCCGCGCGGCCCTGGAGAGGCGGCTGCAGCGCCAGGGGCGGCCGGCGGGCAGCGCTGTGCCGGGCCCCGCCCCGGGCCTGACGAGTTTCCAGTCCCTGGGCCGCTGCGACCTGCTGCTCGCGGCGAGTCTGCTGGAGAACCGCGCCCTCGGGGACGCCGCCTGCCGCCACCTGCTGCAGCAGCTCTGCCCGGGCCCCGGCGGCGCCCACCCCGACGGCGAAGAGCCGCTCCCGGACGGCCTGGCCCGCCTGGCCCGCCGCGCGGCCGCCGTCCGTTTGCTGCGCCTCCACGGCCTCGGAGAGCGGCGGGCGCCGGCGGAGGACGCGCTGCTGAAGACGCAGGCCGAGCTGCTGCTCGAGCGGCTGCAGGCGGCGGGGGAGGCCGGGGCCGAGGGCCCCCGCGGGCTGCTCGGGCGCCTGTGGGCGCGCCTGCCGCACGGCCACCTCCTGAAGGTGCTCGCGGCCGCCCTGCTGCTGCCGCCGGCGCCGGCCGCCCCCCAAGACGAGGGGCTGGGTCCGGCGCGACCCCAAACACCTTCAGAGCTGGGCGCCTGGTTGCTAGGACATTCAGACATCATGGAGGCCTTTTGTCGCACCCTTCCTGCCCGCCTTCTGGCTTCCGTGGCGGGCCGCCACCCAGCACTCGCCAGCGGTTATCTGGGTCTGCTCACAGAATGGGGGCGCCGGCTGCACTACGACTTACAGAAAGGCCACTGGGTAGGAGCAGAGCCCCACGACCTGTCCTGGGAGGAGTTGTGCGACAGGTTTCAAAGCCTCCTGCAAGCCCCTCCGCCCCTGAACGATGACGTTCTCACCACCCTGAAGGCctgtaaggcagcagatggagatTTTGAAGTCCCAGGTCTCAGCATCTGGACGGACCTATTGGTGGCTCTTGACACTGCACGGGGACAAGGACACGTTGAAGATCTCAGGCCAGGCCCAAGGGCCCTCCACCCAATGTTCTCCTAA